The window CGTAGCCGCCGTCTGCGGCGAACCGGACGCCGCGCTCGGCCTCGTCCGCGTCGAACTCCGTGCAGATCACCGCCTCGGCGCCGCCGCGCAGGAACCACGTCGCGGAGTAGCCGAAGCCGGACCCGAACTCGAAGACGCGCCGGGCGTCGGTCAGCCGGGCGAGCAGCCGGAGCACCGACCCCGCCTCCGGCCCGATGATGGGGAATCCCCAGTCGTCGGCCAGCTCGGCCATCGCCGCCTGCGTCGCGGTGTGTTCTGGCGCCGTCGCGGCGAGGAAGCGCTCGGCCGGGTCGGAGAGGACGTCCATGCGTACGAATTGACCGGACGCCACTTGAAACCGGTCGCCGGCGACCACGCGAGGCGGCCGAGACCACGCCATTCCCGAAAAGGGTTAAGTCACGGTCGAACGACTGATTCAGTAATGTACGATCCCGAGGAACTGGCCGAGATACGGGAGGCCAAGGAGTCGTGGGAGGCGGGGACCTACGGCGAGACGGTCGACCGGTTCGGGGAGCGCAAAGACACGTTCACCACCGACACGGGCGGTCAGGAGGTCGATCCGCTGTACACGCCGGCCGATATCCCGGACCACGACTACCGCGAGGATCTGGGGAACCCGGGCGAGGAGCCGTACACGCGCGGCGTCTACTCGACGATGCACCGCGGGCGGCTCTGGACGATGCGCCAGTACGCGGGGATGGGCACCGCCGCGGAGACGAACGAGCGGTTCAACTACCTCATCGACGAGGGCTCGTCGGGGCTCTCGATGGCGTTCGACCTGCCGACGCAGATGGGGTACGACTCCGACGCCGCGATGGCCGAGGGGGAGGTGGGGCGCTCGGGCGTCGCCATCGACACCCTCGACGACTTCGAGACCGTCTTCGACGGGATCCCCTTAGACGAGGTGTCGACGTCGATGACGATCAACGCGCCCGCCGCCGTCCTCCTCGCGATGTACGTCGCGATGGGCGACGAGCAGGGCGTCCCGCGCGAACAGCTCCGCGGGACCATCCAGAACGACATCATGAAGGAGTACATCGCGCGGAACCTCTACATCTACCCGCCGAAGCAGTCGATGCGGCTGATCACGGACATCTTCGACTTCTGCGCCGACGAGGTCCCCAACTTCAACACGATCTCCATCTCCGGCTACCACATCCGCGAGGCCGGCTCGACCGCCGCCCAAGAGGTCGCGTTCACTCTCGGGGACGGGATCCAGTACGTGCAGGCCGCGATCGACGCCGGTCTCGACGTCGACGAGTTCGCCCCGCAGCTCTCCTTCTTCTTCAACGCCCACAACAACGTCTTCGAGGAGGCCGCCAAGTTCCGCGCCGCGCGCCGGATGTGGGCGCAGATCATGGAGGAGCGGTTCGACGCGGAAGACCCCAAGTCGAAGCAGCTCAAGTTCCACACCCAGACCGGCGGCTCCACCCTCACCGCCCAGCAGATCGAGAACAACGTCGTCCGGGTCGCGTATCAGGCGCTCGCGGCGGTGCTCGGCGGCACCCAGAGCCTCCACACCAACGGGAAA is drawn from Halorubrum sp. CBA1229 and contains these coding sequences:
- a CDS encoding methylmalonyl-CoA mutase family protein: MYDPEELAEIREAKESWEAGTYGETVDRFGERKDTFTTDTGGQEVDPLYTPADIPDHDYREDLGNPGEEPYTRGVYSTMHRGRLWTMRQYAGMGTAAETNERFNYLIDEGSSGLSMAFDLPTQMGYDSDAAMAEGEVGRSGVAIDTLDDFETVFDGIPLDEVSTSMTINAPAAVLLAMYVAMGDEQGVPREQLRGTIQNDIMKEYIARNLYIYPPKQSMRLITDIFDFCADEVPNFNTISISGYHIREAGSTAAQEVAFTLGDGIQYVQAAIDAGLDVDEFAPQLSFFFNAHNNVFEEAAKFRAARRMWAQIMEERFDAEDPKSKQLKFHTQTGGSTLTAQQIENNVVRVAYQALAAVLGGTQSLHTNGKDEALALPTEKSVRTALRTQQILAHESGAADTIDPLAGSYYVENLTDGIEEEAFEILEEVDRRGGMLEAVESQWVQRQIQDVAFERQREIEEGERVIVGVNEFEVDEEPEMDLEEVDPEQEQNQRERLQAVKADRDDDAVEDALGALREAARGSENVMPHIVDAVKAYATVQEVSDVLRDEFGEYKPGR